The Deltaproteobacteria bacterium region GACGGCCGCGTCGGCGCGCGAGCCGTAGTACTGCGCGTCGATGGCCGGCTGGCAGCCCGTAGGCAGGTCGCCGGAGATGGTGGAGAAGCTCACCGTGTTCTCGTTGCCCTGGCCCTTCACCTCGCGCAGGTAGCGCGCGTAGTAGCCCACCGGGCCCAGGCTCTCGTCGTCGCCGTCGGACACGGCGATCACCGCCAGCGCCGCGTTGGGCCGGAGAAAGCTCGAGCTCAGGCTGGGCGTGGAGAGGAACTTCTTCATCATCGCCAGGCCGTCCACCCACTTCACGCGGCTGGCGGTGGGGAACTCGAGCTGGTTGCCGAAGTCGCCGGCCAGGTCGGTCGCGGGGGTGCTGTTGTCGATGATGAGCGTGCCGCCGTCGCCGGAGTGCAGCTTGGCGCCGTCGTCGCGGTCGGTGGAGATGACCGCGATGCGGAAGTCGGTGTTGCTCTGCGAGAGCGTGTCGATGAACGACTGGAAGTTCCCGTTCAGCTCCGTGCGCTGGTCGTGCATGGAGCCGGAGTTGTCGATGAGCCAGAGGATGTCCACCACGCCCGGCTTCTGCTTGTAGGTGTCGGTCTGCACCGCGGGCACGGCCTGCGGGTTCTTGAGCACCACGCGCACCACTTCGGAGCGGTCCATGGAGTCGGGCTGGATGTGGACCTGCTCGAGCGGGGGCGGCTCGACCACGGGCTTCACCGGGTCGCCGCCGTAGCCGCCGCCGGCGGAGTCGGAGCAGGCGCCGAGCGCGGCGATGGCGAGCGCAGCCCCGAGGGTTCGGATGCGAAGCACGGACATTCTCCAGCCGGCCGGTGAGGAGGAGGCGAACCTAGCACCGCGACCCGGACGCGGCCACTCGGGTTGATCGCAAGTTCTCGATAGCAGGCTTCAGGCTCCGGGACGCAGGCTTCGGCCGTTGAGCAGGGGTGCAGTTGAGCGCTCGATGACATTCACACCGCGTTCCTACGAAAAACTGAAGCGGCAGAGCCGGAAGCGGGTGGCCCGAAAAAAGATCTGCTAGCGTCGCGGCCGCATGCGTGGCGCGCGCTGGACCATGGCCATTCTCCCGCTCGCCGTCGCGGCGATGGCGGGCGGCTGCAACTGCGGCAAGACGCCGCCTCCCACCCCGATCACCCTGGTCGCCACCAACGACCTCGACTTCGACATCTTCGTTCCCGACGAGTCCGGCCAGGGCGGGCTCACCGTGGGCCACCAGTCGGGGACGGACTTCGCGCCGGTGCCCGAGAAGCCCGCGTGTCCGTGCCTGGAGTGCGACCAGGCCTGCAACTTCGAGATCTGCCAGTGCGCGCCCACGCCCATGGCGCACCGGATCCGCCCGGGGCAGAGCTTCACCCGGACGTTCGATGGCAACCAGCACCCTGCGAGCCGCGCGAGCTGCGGCGCGGGAGACCTGGGTCCGGTGTGCTTCCTCGCGGGCGAGCCCATCGAGACGGACAACTACGATCTGCAGCTCTGCTTCGCGACCGACGTCACCGGCTCGAGCGCTGGCACCGACGACTTCCCGGCCACGTTCGACTCGGGCTCGCTCACCTGCCTCACCAAGACGTTTGCGTACCCGGGCCAGACCACCTGGACCATCGCGCCCACGCCGCCGCCGCCGTGCGGTGCGGGGAATGCGTGCCCGTCGGGTCAGCTCTGCCAGCACGGCGTCTGCAGCGCCAACTGCCTCGCCAATAACGTGCCCAGCATCGGCTCCAGCTGGGACGTGACGGTGAACATCGTCGACGACGAGGGCTTCTTCACGCGGCAAGCGGGCACCTCGCCGGTGCGCTACACGGGCACGGGGCAGGTGGGCGCGTCGAGCTTCAGCCAGGGCGCGCTCTTCTTGCCGCTGGCGCGCGCGGAGGGCGCAGGCGAGGTGGTGGGGAGCATCTCGGTGCAGCTGCCGAGCACCATCACCTCGGTGCCCTTCATCGCCTCGGAGACGGTGTCGCTGATGGTGATCTCGCAGAACAACGACCCGGCCTCGCCCGCCGGGATCGTGATTCGCGACGCGAGCGGCAACCTCATCCTGGCCGCGGAGCTGGACACCGGCACGCGGGTGCTCACCGACACGGACACCGCGCCGGTGACCGTGAACGGCAACGGGACGGCGTTCGCGTGCACGCAGTCGGATGTGTGCGGTCGCTCGCTGGACACCACCGTGCTCTTCGGCGGCGGCAACGCGCAGGTCGAGGTCGAGGACGGCAAGAGCGGGCCGGTGACCATCGGCACCACCACCTACGACGCCACCGCGGTGGCCAACTTCGCCGGGCCCGCGAGCGCGCCCGCGGAGGTCTGCGCGCCCACGACGGCGTTCGGTTACGCGATCCTGGCGCGGCGCAATCTCTAGCCGCAGTCGATCAAGGACCGGCGTACACGAGCACCGGCCAGAGGCACTTGGACTGCGCGGTGCTGGTGGCGCCCTGCGGCGCCGAGATGACCGCGAACGCGCCCGTGAACGGCCCGAGGTCCGGCGTGCGCAGCAGGGTCACGTCGACGTTCAGGTGATCACCATTGGCGCCGCTGAGGATCGCGGGGTTGAAGCTGAAGCCCGCGTCCTCGCCGAAGGCCGTGGCCACGTCGTACGGAATCGCGTTCCACGCCGGCATCGGCGCGTCGCTCCAGCTGTCGAGCTCCACGGTCGTCGTCTGGCCCACGCTCATCTTCAAAGCCTTGAACGGCGGCAGGCCCGAGAAGGGAATGTTGATCGTGGAGAGCACCGGCGCCGAGCAGAAGAACGGACCGGCGTCAGGAAGAATCGGCAAGCACGGGTCGTGCGACGCCGCCGCCGAGCTGTTCGACCAGAGCCGCTGCACCTCGGCGCCGATCTCCGTGTCGAAGTACTGCGCGTCGGGCCGCAGCTCGCAGAGGTCGCCGATCTCGCCGCCGGCCACGCTCCAGGCGAAGTCCTCGGGGGCCACGGTGAGGTAGCCGGCGTCGTCCTGGTACGGGTCGCTCGCGGCCTCGCCGAACTCGTGGCTCGCGGTGCTGGTGGTGTCGTCGAGCGCGCTCGCGCCCGTGCCGGCGCAGCGCGGGACCACCGCGTAGGCCACGTGCGTGCCGCCGTCGAGGACCACGTAGCCGTGGTAGCCGCCGATGGCCCCGCCCAGCGAGCCCTGCGCGCAGAGGGTGTTGCTCTGGTAGGTGATGGTCGTGCCCGCCGGGAAGAAGAAGCTGTAGATGGAGTCGCTCGGCGGCCCGCCCCAGCCGCCGTCGTCGGCGCTCAGGTTGGAGACGAGCCACTTCTGGATGTCGGTGTCGTCGAACGTCGAGCCGCCGTCGCCGGGGCCGGTGCCCACGGCCAATTCCACCGGCGCGCCCGCGGACGCGGGCCCCACGCCGTACTCGGGCAGCGCGGCCGCCCAGTAGCTCGAGCCGCCGATGTTCTCCACGAAGGCCTCGAGCTGGGCGCGAAGCGGGTCGCCGTCGAAGGTGACGGCGGTGATGGTCGGCGAAGTGAGCACCGGGCCGTGGTTGGGGTTCTGCACCTGCGGCATGGGCGGGTGCTGGGCGATCACGAAGCCCGCGTCGTTGCCGGTGGAGCCGCTGGAGCCGGTCGAGGCGCCCGTGCCCGTGGATGCGCTGGTCCCGCTCGAGCCGCTCGAGGCATTGGCGCCCGTGGAGCCGGTGGTGTCGGTGCCCGAGCTGCCGCCGGTGCCTGACGACGTCGTGGTGCTGGTGGTCGAGCCGGTGGCGCCGGTCGCGCCGGTGCTGCTGCCGGAGGAGCCGGACTTGTTGCTGCTGCACGCGAAGCACAGCGCAGCGAGGATCGCGACGCGGTAGGAGCTCTTCATGGGGCCGGGCCTTGTCAGAAGGCGGGCACTCTACGGAACTCGGCCTGCCGGAACCAAGCGCAGGTTTTCGGAAATTGCAGATTGCCGCGGCGTAGGATCGCGACACGACCCGCGAGGGGCCATGCGCCGAACGCACTGGACGCTCTTCTTGATGATGCTGGGGATGCCGCTCTCGGCGCGCGCGGCGTCGGTGACGCTCGCGTGGGATCCGGAGGCCGTGGACGGCTTTCGCGTCTACTACGGGCTCTCCACGGCATACGACGGCACCGAGGCAGTTCAGGGGCCTTCACCGATCATGCTGCCCAGCAGCTCGCTGGCAGATCCGAACAACCCCAGCTTCGTGCTCGACGGCTTGAGCTCGTGCAGCCACGTGTACTTCGCGCTCACCGCGTACAACAACGACGGCGACGGCGGCATCCTCGAGAGCGCGCTCTCCAACCAGGTGGACATCACCGTGGTGCAGAAGCCGCTCAACGTGGTCGCGAGCTCGAGCGCGCCCGGCACCATCACGCTCACCTGGGATCCCCAGCCCGCCAACGACCACGGCGCCATCGACACCTTCAACGTGCACTACGGCACCAGCGACGTCGATGCCGGCACCGCGTCGGTCCCCGTCGACGGCAGCGGCGCCAATGAAGGACCGTCTCCCGTCAGCTTCCCCGCGAGCAGCCTCGCGGATCCCAACGCGCCCAGCACCTCGCTCACCGGGCTCGCCGATGGCACGTACTTCCTGGACGTCGAATCCGCGTGCAACGACGGCGCGACGCGACACTCGCCGGAGAGCATGGTCGTCGTCGGCCAGGGCACGACCACCACGACCACCTCGACGACCACGTCGAGCAGCGGCTCCGGCTCGAGCAGCACCTCGTCGTCCGGCTCGGGGAGCACCGGCGCATCGACGGCGGGCAGCACCAGCTCCGCCGCGTCCACGACGACGGGGAGCTCGTCGTCCTCCAGTTCGAGCAGCGCGAGCTCCACGGGAACCACCGGCACGCACGGCACGTCGAGCGGCAGCACCTCCTCGACGACCACGGCCGGAAGCAGCACGGGCACGCACGGCTCCGGCTCGACGTCGGGCACCAGCGGCTCCACCGGCGAGGCGACTACCATCGGCGCCAGCTCCAGCTCGGGCAGCATCGGCGGCAGCGGCGCGGCCTCCACCAGCGCGGGAAGCGGCTCGGTGCCGAAGGAGATCGAGGGCGGCTGCGGCTGCGGGACGACGAGCGAGCTGGCGCCGGTTGCGCTCCTGCTGGCGGCGCTGGTGCACGTGCGTCGGCGGAAGCTCAGCTCACCTTGAGGACGCTGTAGCCCTTGGCCTCGCCGCGGACCTCGACCTCCACGTCGTCGCCGGCGCGCTTGCCGAGCAGCTCCTTGCCCAGCGGCGCCGCAGGCGTGATCACCGTGAGCGCCTTGCCTGCGACCTTCAAGCTCATGCCGCGGCCGGTGGAGACGAAGTAGAGCGCCTTCTTGCCGTCGTCGTCCTCGAGCTCGCAGAGCGCGCCCGCGCCGATGGCCTCGCCCTTCTTCCACGCGCGCGTGGGCACCTGCTTGAGCTGCGCGAGCTCGGCGCGGAGCTGCTCGGCGCGCGCGGCCTGGGCGCCGGCGAGGTAGCTCGCCTCGAGCCCGCGCGTGTCGTACTCGTTCTCGGCGCGCGCTTCTTCGCTGGTGGCGCTGGCGCGCGCGTCGCTGGCGGAGCGCTCGAGCAGCGCGAGCTGCTTCTCGAGCTCGGCCTTGATGGCGGTGAGGATGGCGTCCTTGTCCACGGCGGGAACCTACCCCAAAACGCTTCCCCGCCTCGCGCCGGCGCTCGTGGCCAGCGCCCTCCGCGCGAGCGCGAGGTACCCTCTTGCCTCGAGCGGGCCACGGCTGGATGGAGGCGAGAGATGTCCGAGCGGACCGAATTTGGGCTCATGACCGCTGCCGAGGTGCGCGCGCTGGCCGAGCGGGCGCTCGCGATGCGGGATGAGGCGCGCTTCCACGCGACGGGGGAGGGCCTGCGCGCCCGCGAGGCGGGCCTCGGTTGGGATGCGGCCGCCGCCGCGCTCGTCTTTTGCCTTCGAGCCATCGACTACCTCCGCGATCCGGCGCTCGCGGACCTGGCCGTCGCCGTCGCCGAGGCGGTCCTCGACCAGGAGGACTACATCCGGGAGGACTCACTCCCGGGGATCGCCCCGCTCGCCGCCACCGGCCTGGTCAACCAGCGCTTCGCGGCGCTCGCGGAACATCCCCACCCGAAGATGCGCTCCGCGCTGGCCTCCGGACTCCGCACCGACCTCCCCGAGAGCGCCGAGCTCCTCTTCCAGCTCTGCGGCGACACCGAACCCGGGGTGCGAAGGGTCGCCCGGGACCGTCTGGAGCGCGCCGGGGCCTTGCCCTGGTGGGTGGGCACATTTCCGGCGGACCCGCTGCAGGGAGCGGCGCCCGCCGAGGCTGAGGCCGCGCGCCCCATCCTCCAGAAGATCATCGAGCACCTCGGCAAGGCTTGGGTCAAGGACGAGGATCTCGTCCGGGTGCTTCGCCTCGGCGCCAAGCTCCCGCCCCGCGCGCGCTGCGAGACCGCGCTGCGCGTGCTGGAGGCGTCCCGCTTCACCGACCTGAAGCGCGTCACCGTCCGCGCGAGCCGCATGGCAGCGTGCGCACCGCGGGCCGGGCTCGCCGGGCTGGATCGCCTCCTGCGCGGGCGGCCGGAGTTGATGAAGCGCGACGTCTACCAAGCCTTTCACGCCGGCCTGGGCCACGCGGACCGCACGCTGGCGCTGGAGCACTGGCTGGCTTCATTGCGCGCGCACGTCCGGGACGAGGAGCTCAGCGTGGAGCATGCCTGGGCCGAGCGCTCCCAGGCCGTGGCGGCGCTCTGGCCGCCGCAGGCGGACCCGACGCCCGCCATCGAGGTGGCCCTGGCCCGGGCCACGGCCCGCGCGGGAGGCGAGGAGCCCTACGACGGGTGCCTGCGCGGGCTCTGTCAGCTCATCGAGACTCGCGCCCGGCTGGACGTCCTTCTCGCTCGCGTCCTGCCCGAGCTGCAGCGCGGGTTCCCGGGGCCGTGGGAAGAGCTGCAGTTCGCGGCGCAGTCCGCGCTGGAGCGCCTGGAGCGCAAGAAGCTCGCCGAGGTGGTGGAGGTGGCCCTCCGAAGCCCCAACGTCCAGACGGTGAGCTGGGCGCTGAAGCTGCGCATGGGGAAGCTCTTCGATCGGCGCCGCGACGGGACCCGGGCGGCCCTGGCGCTTCGCCTCGACGAGGTCCCCGCGCTGCGCACGGCGATGCGGCGATTCCACCTGGGCTGCGTGCTGCCGCGCGCGCGGCGCGAGCTGGTGGCGGGTCAGGTGGAGGCCCGCGAGGCAATGGAGATCGTCCACCTTTGCGGTCGGATGTTCGGAGGCGTGGTGGGCATCCACGCATTTTCCTGGGATGAGGGCGAGCCCCTCCCCGGGCCCATTCGCTTCCCCGGCCTGAACGAGAGCTACGCCGCCTATCTGGGACCGAAGGCGAGCTGGCTGCCTCCGAGCCAGGCCGAGTGGGAGGAGCTGCGCCGCCTGCGAGATCGCGCCTGGCCGTTCGCGGCCGCTCACGAATGCGCCATCGCGCTGGAGTGCATCCCGAACCGGCGCCCGCTGCACCCGCAGGACCGCGCGTTCCTGGAGCGGGCCATGGAGGACGTCGCCCACTTCCAGGACGGCCGCCTCGAGATCCAGCTCGCATGGGATTTCATCGCCTGCGGCGACGCCGCCGACGTGGACCGCATCTCCCGGCTGGTCATGCGCATCCGCGAGCCCGAAGATCAGCGGTACGTGGAGATCCTCCGCCTCGGCGCGGCCGAGCTGGCTCGGCACCCGGGTCCAGGGAGTCGCGTCGGACCCCGGCTGCAGCTCGTGAAGCGCTCCTGACCCGCGCGCG contains the following coding sequences:
- a CDS encoding GreA/GreB family elongation factor, with translation MDKDAILTAIKAELEKQLALLERSASDARASATSEEARAENEYDTRGLEASYLAGAQAARAEQLRAELAQLKQVPTRAWKKGEAIGAGALCELEDDDGKKALYFVSTGRGMSLKVAGKALTVITPAAPLGKELLGKRAGDDVEVEVRGEAKGYSVLKVS
- a CDS encoding fibronectin type III domain-containing protein; translation: MRRTHWTLFLMMLGMPLSARAASVTLAWDPEAVDGFRVYYGLSTAYDGTEAVQGPSPIMLPSSSLADPNNPSFVLDGLSSCSHVYFALTAYNNDGDGGILESALSNQVDITVVQKPLNVVASSSAPGTITLTWDPQPANDHGAIDTFNVHYGTSDVDAGTASVPVDGSGANEGPSPVSFPASSLADPNAPSTSLTGLADGTYFLDVESACNDGATRHSPESMVVVGQGTTTTTTSTTTSSSGSGSSSTSSSGSGSTGASTAGSTSSAASTTTGSSSSSSSSSASSTGTTGTHGTSSGSTSSTTTAGSSTGTHGSGSTSGTSGSTGEATTIGASSSSGSIGGSGAASTSAGSGSVPKEIEGGCGCGTTSELAPVALLLAALVHVRRRKLSSP
- a CDS encoding VWA domain-containing protein — encoded protein: MLRIRTLGAALAIAALGACSDSAGGGYGGDPVKPVVEPPPLEQVHIQPDSMDRSEVVRVVLKNPQAVPAVQTDTYKQKPGVVDILWLIDNSGSMHDQRTELNGNFQSFIDTLSQSNTDFRIAVISTDRDDGAKLHSGDGGTLIIDNSTPATDLAGDFGNQLEFPTASRVKWVDGLAMMKKFLSTPSLSSSFLRPNAALAVIAVSDGDDESLGPVGYYARYLREVKGQGNENTVSFSTISGDLPTGCQPAIDAQYYGSRADAAVRFTTMARDTGGVVGSICDTSFQDTLIQIAEALNTLRKVFPLSLNADASTIVVMVNGQVIPRDPNTGWTYVASANAIEFLGSYVPPPKANIQISYAIGSP